The window CTACTAGTAAATAGACCACAATTTTTCTATGGGGTCTTAAATTAGGGGCAATCTATAGTTTTTCCTGTTTATGGATCTTATAAGCAAaactcctatgaacatagttgtgcaagTGTGGTTTTGGTAGGATGGATCATCTTTTTGAGTGTTTGCCCATCAAGTGGGAAATTTGGTTCTTGAGGTAGACAGATTAACAATATTCACAGCAGTATGCATATTAATTTTTGTAGTGTATTTAaaagtttgtactcccactagcaatgtaGGAGCATCCAGATTGCTACACATTCTTGTCAACATGTGTTGTTACTTGTGCTATTGATCTGACAGTataacaggtataagatgaaatctcaaaatacttttggtttacattttcctgatggccAAGGATCTTGAAAATTTAAGGTTTGCTCAGTCACTTgtgattcctctattgagaattttatgtttacatatgtatCCTATATTTAagtggaattttttatttcttatttataaatctttgaattctttatatattttggattttgGCTATCTGTTAGATGTGGAATAGGTGAAAATCTATTTACATTCTGTAAACTTCTGTTTTCTCCTATTGagggtgtcctttgccttagagaattttttcagtttcatgaggtcccatttattaatcgttAATCTTAGTGCCTGAGCTATCAGTATCCTGTTTAGAAAATTGTCTCTTGTGCCAGTATGTTCAAGGCTAATATGTATTTCCTCTTGTATTAGTTTTAGTGTGTCTGGTCTTATCTTGAAGTCTTTTATCCACTTGTTTTGGTAATAAGTTATTCCTGTCCCTTTTTTTAGTCTATTTACTACTTAGTTATATAGGGTCGTAAATCAAGTGTTGTTATATTACGCTAGACTTCAATACTGAAAACCACAATTCATATCTCAGTAAGATCCTTTTGCCACAACTTAATTAGATAAAAACACTTCCCAAATTATCCAAAGACATTGGTTTGACTGGTGGATATTGCAGTTACATTGATCAGAAATGAAATGTGTGTTCCCTTAGATCAGTCATACCTTTCACTCACTCAACTTCATCACATATTTATGTCAATTTCATCTGTGCTCTAAATGAATCATGAATTTAAAGCATAATTTACATTTTGAGTTTCCATACTCCCTTCTAGTCTCCAATTGTTCACACATTCTATGGGTactgataaaatttttaaaacattctattTCAGTGAGGTTAGAAATTGAAACCCAGTTTTATTTCATGCTATCTGAAATTCATCAATGACTTCAATAATAACATAAGCAATAGTGAAtaaaaaggattaaaaataaaagtatacataaaatattatgtGGAAAAATTAAGTATAATTTACATTCTACATACATTTTCagataagacattttttttcaatagtATAAAATATGAGTTTAGGTAAAGAAAGATCAATATAaggattaaataaatttttaccaCCTTATCTAAAAATTCAATATCCAGAATATTCATTATTCATtgaaactcaaagaaaatatttccaaactaCATCAGTGAAAACAAATCAttatggagaaaaaaacaaagcacaggTAAAggataatatattttttctattgctTGAATAATGCAGGATATAACCATCTTCAaagttttcattaattttttcttagtgataaaaatcacaaaattttcTTGAATGAATTTGAATGAAAATTGGAAAATCATGTGGAAATATAAAACCCCAATCCTTGTCCAAGCAAAATGTAGACGGCTGAGCAAATGTGGACTTATCACTACTGTGTCCCTGCCTGCTGGAGGACTGCCTTCCTGATTACGAAGCAGCATAAGGAACCCAAAAAGCAGTGTGACTCAGACACCGGAACCACACTGTGACCTGGGAGCATCACTAGCACAGAAGAAGAGTAGAGAAGAAACAAGTTTACCTTGGGGATGAGGAAATTCCTGAATTTAACATCGCAGGTCACTTCATGGGGTAGGTTGTTGGGGGCGATATCAATGAATCTCTGAACCTCATGAATCACAGCATCTGTGTAGGGCATTTGCTTCCTGTCCTGCAAGCAGGGACTGCGTTGTCTGCCAACCACACACTCAATCTCTTCCTGGACTTTAGCTGATTAGGAGCAATGACAAATGTTGAAATAGGAGAAAAGTAGCAGTGTATgtgtgggtcttttttttttttttgcacaattTTACTCCAGTTATCTCATTAATCATCAGTGGGCAGGTTCAACACTAAACACTACATggaaatatatttgtgttttaacaacAACTGTTTTTATATTGAGTTATTggtatggaaaaagaaaatgtcaattaaACCCACATTCTATTTATAATTGCATATCTTTTGATAcaaacacatatcacacacatgtacacatgcatccTTTCACTTCTCGATAATAGATCTTAGATTATCACACTCAGTAATATGGACACTCATTGTGGAAAGAATTGCAGATACATAAATATCATTCCATATAACAAATATTAGAGTTAGGTTTCATTTTTGATACATATTTTGATTACTGCATGTCTTTTCACTTTAGTTTGTACTTTTCCCTTTTGTCAGTTACAAAAAAACTAAAGGTGTTGCCTGCACCACCAGACAGGAAAACTTTTGTTATGTTTGAAAAGGTTATTGTTCAGCAGAACTTTTATGGACTCTGGTAAAACTTCCAAATACTGATTTAATTTCAACatccttaaaaatatatttctaaatctcCAAACAGTCTTGATTTCTTCACAGAATGTAAAATTTCACaggaaaaaatcataaaatattggGATTACTTATTAACTTTTGTGAGGTGAGTTCTATTGTTTTTACTACATAACATAATTCATCTTTTCTAAAAGCCTGAAATTGGCGAAGAAGTCAATATCCAACCACAGCTCTGTATATGCCTTAGGTGCCTAGAACAGACTGCCTGTCAGGGAGGTCAGATAAAGGACAATCTTTGATGGCCATTTCTTCAGCTGtggtttcttcatttttctcagttATGCTCCCCTTTGCAGTCAGTAGAACTGCAAGTTAAATATTGAGATTTTTGAATAACACCACACAGGGTACTGGCAGCATCTTGCCAACATCATCCAGAATGCTTTGATTTACCACATACAATCTCACCTGTGACATGTGGATGCTTCAGCAGGAGCAGGAGAGCAAACTTCATTGTTGTCTTTAAACTATCTGTTCCACCAAGAAACATATCACTTAACGTCGCTGTTAGGTTTTCACGTGTATATATCGATTGCTGATTGTGATTCTCCTAAAGATGATTTGATACTGTTGTTTAACAAATTCTCTCCTGCCACAGCTAAGCTACAACTGAATATACAATATTGTACAATTCTAGATTGTTGATAGCACAGAATCTAGAAGGTACAGCAGTGTCTGAAACTAAATGGCATTTCAGACACTGTGGTATAGATATCTAAACTTCATTATTCAGACTTATATTTCCTGTTTGTCAAAATTGCACTTATAAAATTAtatgcctctgtgtatgtgtgtgtatgtgtgtgattatgtggtgtgtgcacaATGTTAAACTGTAAGACTGTAGAAAATATGAAGGGAAGctgattttgtttgttgtctattttctcaaattaaaacacatgtgtttgaagaatttatgtttcattttatatgGACATAAGAAGACTCATTTGTAAAAGGAAAGCCTATATGCTATACATGGTAAGAGCATTGACAGGTACTTAACTCTAATGCTTCATGTCTACTGTATGACAATAACACGAGGGTTACTAGTCTCTTCATACCTGAGTTCAGTAGACATTTGATTTAAGGCACTCATAactcatttttcccttaaataaggAAACATAATATGAATTAGAATAAATGAGAGAATTGGGGACACAATGCTACCTTTCCAAAGCTCTTTTAAgaacttcctttttaaatattctcAAAGATTTTTATGGACTAAGTATACCTGTATACTCATTACTGAGTTCAAAGTGTTTAAAAGAGATGAAGGTTCCCAGTCAGATGACTTAGCTCCAGTCCATTAAGAAGTCAAATAGCATCATGATCTATGAATTAAGGAAGGGTGAATGACATATGTACACATGAGATACTAAGTCATGAAGCTAGAACATGACCCACTCATGGGCTGTATGGAATAAATCAAAAGGTTGAATAATGCATTTGACTAAGCTGTAAAGATGCTGTGCTACAGGATTGTCAACAAAGTTATATCTTGAGATGTTGAGGCAAGTTCAGAAATAAATCATCATTATTTTATcaaattgaaaacattttcataatTACTAGATGGTCTCCAGTGTATTAATATTGTATAGCTAacactattaaaataatttacctTCCCTTTACTGCAACTGCCAGACAAAGAAGCTCATCTATTTCCCTTCATAATACAGCTTCGTGTGAATTTCTAACCATAAATTGACATTGCTTATGTccaaattaacttaaaattaacTATAAAGAATTATACTTAAAAACtaacaattatatttatatatgcttaAATGCATTTAGATATACAGTGGTGCAATTTTGGCTCATATCTATTTAGTAAAACCACTTATTGAGTGAAAGGATTGCTCAACAAAAGGAACACATGCATGCTAGCAGAATCCTAGCTTCCTACTCTAGTGAGGAAATAGTTCTAAGAGAACAACACCCTACTTGTACTTTGAAAACCAGTAAATTTCTTAactgtgttaaaaatatttatcctAATACCCACATAGTAGTGATGTGGGATATTCTTCTGTATGCGGGTTTGTTTTATTGGGTAAtcaataaagctgctttggcccatggcatggcagaatatagccagggtTGAAGAGCtgtatacagagagacagagagagacagaaagcagagtcagggggaaaccatgtagctgctgaaagaaaGAATGCCACAACTTTATTGGTAGGTCATAgcttcatggtgatatacagagtaatataaataggttaatttaaggtgtaaaaGTTAGTTAACAAGAATCCTGagcaaaccaggcagtggtgacacaggcctttaatctcagcacatgggaggaagaagcaggcagatctctgtgagcttgaggccagcctggtctacaagagtgagttccaggacaggctccaaaaactacagagaaaccctgtatcgaaaaaactggaaaaaaaagaattctgagttAATAGACCAAACTCTgttatagttaatatagttttAGTGTGATTATTAGGGTATGTGCAGccagaaaataaatatacagtCCCTGTTTACAAAATGGTTCCCACTCTCTGGGGGCATGGATCCATATAAGTCCTAAGTACCATGATGAGCTATAGGAGTTCAGtcaaaaaaagggaggaaggttTATATTGACAAATGGGGTCAGGATCATCATGAGGAAACCTACAGAAGCCCAAAATTGTGGAAACTCAAGAACTCTAGACAAACAATtgaggagcctgcatgggacaaaACTAGGCTCTCTTATGTGGGTGACAATTTTGtagccttgtttttattttatttttttgtgggacccatggcagtggaaccaggatctatccctaatGTATGAGCTGGCTTTCTGTAGCCGACTCCAAATGGTAGAATGTCTTTCTTAAACTTGATGCTGTGGGGGAGATGCTTAGGTCTGCCTCAACTGAATGtgccagaccttgttgactccccatgggaggccttaccctttatgaggagtggatggtgtgGGTTAGGGGGAGGTGGGTGGAAcaggaggatggaagggagggggaactgtagttggtatatgaaattaatagaaaaataaatagataaagaaaaatttaccAAATCTAATAAATTCCATGAGTGCAATTTGAAGCAAAAAATTAAACTTAGGTATGACTCTGTACAACAGAAATTAGTGAACTAAAACTAAATCAAAGAAATAATCACATTTAAATTGTTGAAAAAGATTTAATATTGCATAATTACATGCATGAAAAATTGACACACTTAGAACCATTTCCGGATCTAAAAGTTGAAAATAATAAGTGGAAAATCAATTCATGCACAAACCCCGAAATTTGGAATAGCTTTAAAATGGAGGTATTATTCCTCAAAGTAATCTAATGAGTCACTTCTATCTGTACTAAACATCAAATAAGGAAAACAAGTCCACAGATTCAAATGAAACTATGGAGAAAGATCTGAACCCTCAAAATGGAAACCTACAGCAATGAATGCAGTGTGGTGTTGGCACACACATCAAGATGCAAAATACTTTGATATCCAGATATACACAGGATAATGTGTAAGCAAGGAAAAAGGCAAAAATCCCttacacatgaaagaaaacttaaaagtaaaacaaagattCTGGGAGCTGTGAATCATAAACTGTTAGTTACAAATTTTGTGTATTCTTCACAAAGGTAAATATGAAATGAGTTTGAATCAGAAACTCTGTGCTGGAGATATGcacaaagaaactgaaaacctgccatcaagaaacacatgcacacatgtttctGACTCAGAAGAGTCAGAGGTAGAAATAATGCAAAGACAAAGAATGACGAACAAGTGTGTTGTTCTCATGCTTGTAAATGAAGGTTGCAGAAACAGGTGACCACAGTACAGAAACAAGCTGAAATTTTAGGAGCATCCAAGATCTTATGCAtgtgcaggaagagagaaagtaaaCGCCCTCTACTGAGAACTGGTTTAGATGTCAGTATACTCTGCCAGAGAGATACAGGAAAATccataaagagaaaaattacacTCACAGTTATGAATAAAGCCATGAAATTTGGAGAGAAATTGTTAATGGCTTGGTGTGTTTGGTAGAATGACACAACATTTTGAAACTAGAAGATAGTGTTTCAAATTAGTGACTGGCAACATGTGTagtattatctctgttttttAAATTGCTCAGCCCCTTTAAAAGATTGGCGTTTtaaatacagtctctgtgtgaatTTCCACTGGCTTCTTTACAAATATTGACAACATATCTTAAATTCATATGGAAATTTAAAGGATTCAGAATGGCAAAGCATTCTGTCAGAAACACGTAGCAAAGTTCAGGGACTCACAATTCTGGATTTTAAATACTGATCTAATAATTCAATAACAAAGACTTCGGACACTGAACCactaataaaatatacaaaccaATATAATAGTAGCACGACTGACTCCCATCACACCAGAATATTTAtcaatagtttctttttaaaacaagtatGCAAAATAAATTGTGGAGAAACGCTTTCTGAAATTACACATGCCAACAGTTAATCCTGACAGCAACACAATCTCTAACCGCACTGGTATGAACTCGTTAACTCATGAGAAATTATACTCAAAGCTTTACTCTTTCCCTACTCTTTCCACCTACTCTTTTCCATGGTACACATCATTTATCCTTTAGAAGTCATATGTGGTGTCTATCAGTGCAAATCTGTACAGATCTCTTTTAATCTGTGTGATATGCAAGTGAGCAAAACACAGTCATTGATGATATTAGTACTCAAAGTAGACAGAAAAGTTTATGACTATATTGAAATTTGTTTCCTTGTGTTTGCCCTTTGTGTTGTCTTTCTACTATGCTAcacttttttgagttttttttttttggttttaattaaaaGAACTGGGTCAATGTGCTCTTATTAACAATTTTAACCATTTTTTCAGGctttcacacacataaacaatacTAAACGGATTTTCAAATGATACTTAAATGGTTTTAAACCATCACTTCAATGAAGTATAAAATGCTTTACCAATTTAAtaattgaataaatgaatattaacaCTTTACCTGCCGTCCTTTAATTAGGAAATAATCAATAAAGTCCCGAGGGTTGGCAGCATCCAAGGATTCCTcgtgttcttttatttttgccgAAAGGAAACTCTGAATAGAAGCCAAGtttttataatatgtattatgGGTCCCTGGACAATAATCAATCAGAACAGGGAACATATTGCAAAGCTGCAAGGAAATTCAAGAATTTACTAAAAATAGATACTGTATTGACCTAAGTAAGATATATTAGTAATGTGTCACATGAATGATTTGAATTGCTAGATAGAGAAATGATTCACATTCATCATAATAATGCATCAAAATGCATTATTTACATTCTTTGTTCTAATAGATAGATTTGAGGAAGAAATTTCTCCCATAATAGTTAATGATCTTAGTAAAATTTTCATATTCACCTATCTTTTGGTATAAATTTTGATCATGTAAACTCATTGAAAAACTCAAATAAATTCTGTACTACAGTTTGAAATACATGTGATTTAAATACTCACACACTTTCAATGTAACAATAGAAGTTCAAATTTTTCGGGTGACATTTAGAGAAAAATCTAGTGCCCCAGGTTCAATATCTATCAACCATCTTCTGAAATGTAATAGCTATTTGGTGTTGGGTTTGGCTCAAAGAAATGGGTGTGTGGTAAAAATAAATTGCACCACATAGGCCTTAGGGTTTTCTCTTTGATCAAATAATCATTTTGTATGCAGAGAGCAAGAAATTTTAGTTCAGACTATAACAATTCAGCAAGGATATTTATGGTCCACATAGCATTAAAATATACATCTTTCCGTTTTTACCTGACACCCGGTAAACTAGAATCCCAACTGACCCATTAAATGATAGGAGTACTAAGTGTTTACTGACAGTTTTCTTTGCCATTAGTATTCTTCCTCCTTTGAGACAAAATTCTGTCTATACTGAAATAAAGCTCCCAAGTAATATGTTCAGAATGTGCTTAATGAAAAATAGATATAGTAATTGGTTAGTAAAATGTCCTGtgaattggtgtaggaggtccttctgtctatgtgttgctttcattggttgaataaagaaaccgccttggccttttgatggggcagaacttaggtaggtgcagaagacagaactgaattctgggagaataaaaatagagggagagagccgccatggagctgccagaatcagacatactgaatctttctcagtaagccacgacctcatggtgacatacagattattagaaatgggttaaatcaagatgtgagagttagccaataagaggctagaattaatgggccaggcagtgtttaaatgaatacagtctctgtgtaattattccgAGTGTAAGATAGCTGGGATGAGACAGAACAGAACAAGGGGTTCCGCTCTCCTTAAAACAGTGAATGACTGATCAATTCTTATAAAAACAGATGaagtattttaacaaataattcTGTAATAATCAACAGGAAGATTCATGcataagaaacaagcaggctTGAGTCATTTGGCATCTGCCTCTAAGTTTTTGCTAGTTGTACACTTATGGGTTTAGTCCTCCCTTCCAAGAATTATTTCCATAATACATTAGCCCATCTCAGCTggttacctccctccctccttcatgaTCCAAATTGAATTTGAGCTGTAAGGGATAAACATAAGTATGTACTCATAAGAAAAGGATATTGGCTTTACCTGCACCCAGCGAGAGCTCAGAATCTTAGAGTTCTTATTCAGTTTTTCCACCAAATTAACAAAAACCTGATCTTTATACTCAAAACGATTTTGGAAAATAATGGAGCAAATGACATTGCAGGGAGCACAGGCCAAGATGAAGGAGGGATCATAGGGTGAGCCTGAAGAGTTGGAAACAAATGCCAAATGttactaaaatatatgaagagaaAAATGTTGCTTTTGTTAACTACTGAAAGtagtttaaacattttaaatggtattATAATTTTGAATATACTTAACCACTATATATTTACCTTGGGAATAACACAGAGTCATATTGACCTTATATCTCAGTTAATCTTTAAACTCACTAGTTAAATAAGAAGAGATCGTGTCTATTTTACTGGCTGGTTTAACCTCAAACATGTGCTATtatctgaaaaaatatttttattactatttaatTCTGACATTggttttccctttaaaaagaCAATTGGGCATTGTATAGTACATAGTACTCAGTAATGATTATTTTGGCAAGATCTTAACCCAAACCTGAAGTACAGgctattacatataaatataaaaggcATTAAATTGTAAGTTATTCTATGGAGTAATGGGAAAGCATACCATATACAACATACAGTATGtctaaaaatattgaaattctaTTATGAGATTAAAATGTGAAAAACTCTACTCACTTCTACTAGAGAATAAATGCTCCTTTTTCTGGATTTCCCTAAGTAGTAGTATCAGAGTTTATGTTTAACCAGACATCAAAGCTTTACTTTCAGAACAAAGCAACCACAGAACACATGAAAAATGCTTGTTGGTTTATAATCACCCTGCATCATCCAATGTGCAATGAACACAGTTACAAGCCTACTTTGGGGTGACCGTATACCAACTGAGAAGTCACAACTCCCTGACTAAAAATTTCGTATTAAAATAAGCAGTTCATTTTTACTTCTCGTGAGGATGTCACACTGTCATTTGATCATCTGACTGCCTTAGACTGACAGGAACTAGCAGTTGCCCATCTGAAGGACACTGATGACACTTTAAGAACATTCTGTATCCTAATAGGTAAGGTCACTAAAAAGTTTTGTTTGTATTCTGCAGTTTGTATAACAGAAAATCTACCAAGTTCCAGGTTCTTACAATAAATGGCCCTACATCCTAAAAATTAGTCAATTACATTAACATAGACTATTCGCAGTCTAAAGTTTGAACAATGAccaatattaattatttattttggtagcTGTATAAATGAGGTATGATGAGTCCAATACTAGTGTTCTAAAACATTTATCAAATGAGCAAACTTCCATTACTCAATAATACATAAGGACTCTCTAGCTATCTTATTGGGCTTAATCTCAGACCATTCACAATAATAGCATTTTCATATGAATTGTAACATGATATTAAACCATTTCAGCTCTTGTATGTACATGGTGCACTGCTGGCTGATAATAGAAAAGGTTTTCCAGCAGTAAATTGTTAAACTAAGTTGCATCCATCTATTTATGTGGCACCAATGTCTTCATCTCATCTTTGACAGATAACACCATTTTAATCTTTGATATACTAACAATTTTTGAATATACCACTTAAATAAGTTcaacaatatattttcttttatcatgagaaaatactttttcaacatgcttcaaatttttattattgatacTATTTGAACACAAGTCACTTTGGCAAATCCATTTGAGATATATTTTTAGagtctatttccatccatctggGGAAGATTTGTACCACTTAAAGGTCTGCATCACACATCTCCTTTATGATATGTCGAATACTTGACTTCTTcacttttcttttacttcttcaaTTGCTGTTACCATTCTCACTAGGGTTTTTGATAATGAATGTCCAGAATTTATGATGTAT of the Chionomys nivalis chromosome 8, mChiNiv1.1, whole genome shotgun sequence genome contains:
- the LOC130879193 gene encoding cytochrome P450 2C26-like isoform X3, coding for MDLVMVLVLILTCLLLFSYWKQSSKRGKLPPGPTPLPIIGNIHQIDVKNIHQAFTNFSKIYGPVFTLYFGMKPTVVLHGYEAIKEALIGHGEEFSGRGSVPILQMISKDLGSPYDPSFILACAPCNVICSIIFQNRFEYKDQVFVNLVEKLNKNSKILSSRWVQLCNMFPVLIDYCPGTHNTYYKNLASIQSFLSAKIKEHEESLDAANPRDFIDYFLIKGRQENHNQQSIYTRENLTATLSDMFLGGTDSLKTTMKFALLLLLKHPHVTAKVQEEIECVVGRQRSPCLQDRKQMPYTDAVIHEVQRFIDIAPNNLPHEVTCDVKFRNFLIPKGTTILTSLSSVLYDSNEFPNPEMFDPGHFLDAKGNFKKSDYFMPFSAGKRVCLGEGLARMELFLFLTTILQNFKLKSLVPPKDINDTPQVNGFSVSPPPLQLCFIPI